In the Harmonia axyridis chromosome 3, icHarAxyr1.1, whole genome shotgun sequence genome, one interval contains:
- the LOC123676968 gene encoding UV excision repair protein RAD23 homolog B isoform X2, with the protein MKMKITLKNLQQQSFVIEMEPTITVKQLKEKIEKDAGAEYPSENLKLIYAGKILNDESPLSEYNIDEKKFIVVMVTKPKPPEKAKSGDGNSDQKSSQSSTPPTAAPQAQSATSATPAVAATETPSTAAITPTTGDTTQLSNTAESALLMGDEYEKMVKNITDMGYARDQVEQALRASFNNPDRAVEYLINGIPANLDEQEAVSADMSGVDERQSEAGDPLAFLRTQPQFQQMRLVIQQNPQLLNAVLQQIGQTNPALLQLISQNQESFVRMLNEPTPAQGSAATPANTTTGPVPPLTQPASAVPTSGMIQVTPQDKDAIERLKALGFPEHLVVQAYFACDKNENLAANFLLSQNFDD; encoded by the exons atgaagatGAAGATCACTTTGAAAAATCTGCAACAACAATCATTCGTGATTGAAATGGAACCTACGATAACG GTCAAGCAACtcaaagagaaaattgaaaaggaTGCAGGTGCCGAGTATCCTTCAGAAAATCTTAAACTTATCTATGCTG GAAAGATTCTTAACGATGAGAGTCCTTTGTCTGAATATAACATTGATGAGAAGAAATTCATTGTAGTGATGGTCACTAAGCCAAAACCTCCAGAGAAGGCTAAAAGTGGAGATGGAAATTCTGATCAGAAAAG CTCTCAGTCATCTACCCCCCCCACAGCGGCTCCGCAGGCTCAGTCTGCCACCTCCGCAACCCCTGCGGTTGCTGCAACAGAGACACCCTCCACAGCAGCCATCACTCCAACCACTGGAGACACCACACAATTGAGTAATACAGCTGAATCTGCTCTTTTGATGGGtgatgaatatgaaaaaatggtcaaaaacatcACAGACATGGGTTATGCTAGGGACCAGGTTGAGCAAGCTCTAAGAGCAAGCTTCAATAACCCAGATCGGGCCGTAGAGTATCTTATCAATGGGATACCTGCAAATTTGGATGAACAGGAGGCT GTAAGTGCCGATATGTCTGGAGTAGATGAAAGACAGTCCGAAGCAGGAGACCCCCTGGCCTTCCTGAGGACCCAACCTCAGTTCCAACAGATGAGACTTGTCATTCAACAGAATCCCCAGCTGTTAAATGCGGTTCTTCAGCAGATTGGTCAAACGAATCCTGCTCTGCTTCAGCTAATATCCCAAAATCAGGAATCTTTTGTCAGGATGTTGAACGAACCAACACCAGCTCAAGGGAGTGCAGCAACACCAGCTAACACAACTACAG GTCCTGTGCCTCCTTTAACACAACCAGCCTCAGCTGTTCCAACATCTGGGATGATCCAGGTCACACCTCAAGATAAAGATGCCATCGAAAGGCTTAAAGCACTGGGCTTTCCTGAACATTTAGTGGTGCAGGCATACTTTGCATgcgataaaaatgaaaatttggcgGCCAATTTTTTGCTGTCGCAAAATTTTGACGATTAA
- the LOC123676968 gene encoding UV excision repair protein RAD23 homolog B isoform X1, translating to MKMKITLKNLQQQSFVIEMEPTITVKQLKEKIEKDAGAEYPSENLKLIYAGKILNDESPLSEYNIDEKKFIVVMVTKPKPPEKAKSGDGNSDQKSSQSSTPPTAAPQAQSATSATPAVAATETPSTAAITPTTGDTTQLSNTAESALLMGDEYEKMVKNITDMGYARDQVEQALRASFNNPDRAVEYLINGIPANLDEQEAQVSADMSGVDERQSEAGDPLAFLRTQPQFQQMRLVIQQNPQLLNAVLQQIGQTNPALLQLISQNQESFVRMLNEPTPAQGSAATPANTTTGPVPPLTQPASAVPTSGMIQVTPQDKDAIERLKALGFPEHLVVQAYFACDKNENLAANFLLSQNFDD from the exons atgaagatGAAGATCACTTTGAAAAATCTGCAACAACAATCATTCGTGATTGAAATGGAACCTACGATAACG GTCAAGCAACtcaaagagaaaattgaaaaggaTGCAGGTGCCGAGTATCCTTCAGAAAATCTTAAACTTATCTATGCTG GAAAGATTCTTAACGATGAGAGTCCTTTGTCTGAATATAACATTGATGAGAAGAAATTCATTGTAGTGATGGTCACTAAGCCAAAACCTCCAGAGAAGGCTAAAAGTGGAGATGGAAATTCTGATCAGAAAAG CTCTCAGTCATCTACCCCCCCCACAGCGGCTCCGCAGGCTCAGTCTGCCACCTCCGCAACCCCTGCGGTTGCTGCAACAGAGACACCCTCCACAGCAGCCATCACTCCAACCACTGGAGACACCACACAATTGAGTAATACAGCTGAATCTGCTCTTTTGATGGGtgatgaatatgaaaaaatggtcaaaaacatcACAGACATGGGTTATGCTAGGGACCAGGTTGAGCAAGCTCTAAGAGCAAGCTTCAATAACCCAGATCGGGCCGTAGAGTATCTTATCAATGGGATACCTGCAAATTTGGATGAACAGGAGGCT CAGGTAAGTGCCGATATGTCTGGAGTAGATGAAAGACAGTCCGAAGCAGGAGACCCCCTGGCCTTCCTGAGGACCCAACCTCAGTTCCAACAGATGAGACTTGTCATTCAACAGAATCCCCAGCTGTTAAATGCGGTTCTTCAGCAGATTGGTCAAACGAATCCTGCTCTGCTTCAGCTAATATCCCAAAATCAGGAATCTTTTGTCAGGATGTTGAACGAACCAACACCAGCTCAAGGGAGTGCAGCAACACCAGCTAACACAACTACAG GTCCTGTGCCTCCTTTAACACAACCAGCCTCAGCTGTTCCAACATCTGGGATGATCCAGGTCACACCTCAAGATAAAGATGCCATCGAAAGGCTTAAAGCACTGGGCTTTCCTGAACATTTAGTGGTGCAGGCATACTTTGCATgcgataaaaatgaaaatttggcgGCCAATTTTTTGCTGTCGCAAAATTTTGACGATTAA
- the LOC123676970 gene encoding proteasome subunit beta type-3, whose product MSIMAYNGGAMLAMKGDGCVSIAADKRYGIQMQTVSTNFQKIFEMGPHLYVGLPGLATDTQTVMEKLRFRKNIYELKENRRISPKVMASMISNMLYEKRFGPFFVEPIIAGLDPVTFEPFICNMDLIGCINKPEEFVVGGTASAQLYGMCESVWEPNLGPDDLFETTAQALMNAFDRDAISGWGATVYIIEKDKVTIKELKTRMD is encoded by the exons ATG AGTATTATGGCATATAATGGTGGGGCTATGCTAGCCATGAAGGGGGATGGATGTGTATCTATAGCAGCTGACAAGCGTTATGGTATTCAAATGCAGACCGTCAGTACAAATTTCCAGAAAATCTTTGAAATGGGTCCTCACCTCTATGTAGGTCTACCAGGATTAGCCACAGACACGCAAACTGTTATGGAAAAACTTAGGTTTCgtaaaaatatttatgaactCAAAGAAAATAGAAGGATATCACCTAAAGTTATGGCTTCCATGATATCTAATATGTTGTATGAAAAAAGATTTGGACCTTTCTTTGTTGAACCCATCATTGCAG GTTTAGACCCTGTAACATTTGAGCCATTCATCTGCAATATGGACCTGATAGGTTGCATAAATAAGCCTGAAGAGTTTGTAGTAGGTGGAACAGCTAGTGCACAATTATATGGAATGTGTGAATCAGTTTGGGAACCCAATTTAGGTCCTGATGATCTTTTTGAGACTACTGCACAAGCTCTGATGAATGCATTTGATAGGGATGCTATTTCTGGATGGGGTGCAACTGTTTATATCAT tgaaaaagaTAAAGTTACTATTAAAGAATTGAAGACACGAATGGATTGA
- the LOC123675474 gene encoding interaptin-like, which translates to MRFAVKMMSERKRKQKWSLNPRGKSWSDDPNSFGQKLLQKMGWSAGKGLGANEDGMTDHIRVAYKNDTKGMGFKIKDDQWSEHESNFTELLNSLGGAKNESMNDSKIESLEKKSQTSKARVHYHKFTRGKDLSRYSEKDLANIFGKKSLTDLLKPQTKTEEENNEKENVETKSFGVVTHNGGNMLDYFKNKLGNLKNISSDSVLKSTNNEYDVDIGKPSFGLGFSGSGNLKEENQEFVSEQNGEKPMHKKNDQVDNFRKSCFGLGYDRYNKNESKTKSKFMSFVKATETEVKKPLKFGISEIKKNDDKDVENSDNERQTVGFGFKTNSNLSKIQSSFKSFVKGSDQLKGDEDIIKVNKKRKTFADDGEKEDKRAKKLKTNESKISTIKPSFVSFIQENSTAEHENAGDDCKTKKKKNKNKKNDIPDECKTEEKDNEIVENGLEKKKKKKREQVKSDETLETSNVNEDIPSKKGKKRKSESELDIAFTPVKKKFKNFEDLHTLQDEEKIVETPNKKSKKNKNDKKIKDANNENGLANPAFDPLYNEISIQKHNLDAIVEEPENLAVSPDDEVRKQKSEKGDTSLPSKSEKKKKKSKNIEGIDNPCVEDTSRLNESLESIGDSKKQKKKKSKNIEGIDNPCVEDISRLNESVESIGDSKKQKKKKSKKIVGIDNPCVEETSGFDLSLQSIDDSTVESKTQKKNKKKSKNTEGIDNPCAEDASRLDESTQSIHEINEESKKQKKKKLKNIEGSDKSCVEETSGLDVSLQSIDDSIAESKTQKKEKKKSKKEQKPLTNGIENSAFNENYQCNTEDNKFELKKKIKQEDKVPAVGDEENKKKKKNKKNKIVEEVEPSGSEQSVVEPTKKKKELLSVENPCFVSDDSLVSLEATPNKYEVKRSKKNGNLGIVNPGLDLTSPTPPNDKKEETLIEDMPIIDDNSLMLNVVCTPIIKKGDNAKLQRRKSVRFSDVNHSIIIDNTDSPANLRKNGGGAFDNAGYDQFGNRIEESLDTLNKQLDDYQAEVENDLNEAKMQVMVGEVGDPDGENELLPNGDCKLKFKYANFGRMPPWMKKKNVFTARSSYRHLIKGDIVLMFKNSNMHDIKGYNEHLKTTSTS; encoded by the exons ATGCG TTTCGCCGTTAAAATGATGTCCGAAcgtaaaagaaaacaaaaatggtcCTTGAATCCTCGAGGAAAAAGTTGGAGTGATG ATCCAAACAGTTTTGGTCAAAAGTTATTACAAAAAATGGGATGGAGTGCTGGTAAAGGTCTTGGTGCTAATGAAGATGGAATGACCGATCATATCAGAGTGGCTTataaaaatgatacaaaag GAATGGGATTCAAAATAAAAGATGATCAGTGGTCAGAACATGAATCTAACTTCACTGAATTGTTAAACTCATTAGGTGGAGCTAAAAATGAAAGTATGAACGATTCTAAGATTGAATCTTTAGAAAAAAAGTCACAAACTTCTAAGGCCAGAGTACATTATCATAAATTCACTAGAGGTAAAGATTTATCTAGATATAGTGAAAAGGATTTGGCTAATATTTTTGGTAAAAAAAGTTTGACAGACTTGTTAAAACCACAAACTAAAACTGAagaggaaaataatgaaaaggaAAATGTGGAAACCAAAAGTTTTGGTGTTGTAACTCACAATGGCGGAAATATGTTGGATTACTTCAAAAATAAACTAggaaatttgaagaatatttcgagTGATAGTGTATTAAAAAGTACAAATAATGAATATGATGTAGATATTGGGAAACCTAGTTTTGGTTTAGGATTCAGTGGCAGTGGAAATCTAAAGgaagaaaatcaagaatttgtTTCAGAACAAAATGGAGAGAAACCAATGCACAAAAAAAATGATCAGGTAGATAATTTTCGCAAATCGTGTTTTGGTTTGGGATATGATcgatataataaaaatgaatcaaaaaccAAGAGTAAATTTATGTCCTTTGTAAAAGCGACTGAAACAGAAGTCAAAAAACCCTTGAAGTTTGGAataagtgaaataaaaaaaaatgatgataaGGATGTTGAAAATTCTGATAATGAAAGACAGACTGTTGGATTTGGTTTTAAAACTAATTCTAATCTAAGTAAAATTCAGTCGTCCTTTAAGTCTTTTGTCAAGGGAAGTGATCAATTAAAAGGTGATGAAGATATTATCAAAGTAAATAAGAAACGTAAAACTTTTGCTGATGATGGTGAGAAAGAGGATAAAAGAGCAAAGAAACTAAAAACCAATGAATCTAAAATCTCAACTATTAAACCATCCTTCGTGTCTTTCATTCAGGAAAATAGTACTGCAGAACATGAGAATGCTGGAGACGATTGTAAGactaaaaagaaaaagaataaaaacaaGAAGAATGATATTCCAGATGAATGTAAAACTGAAGAGAAGGATAATGAAATCGTTGAGAAtggtttagaaaaaaaaaagaagaagaaacgtGAACAAGTCAAGTCTGATGAAACTCTAGAAACTAGTAATGTGAATGAAG ATATACCTTCTAAAAAAGGTAAAAAAAGGAAATCAGAGTCCGAACTTGACATTGCTTTTACACCagtgaagaaaaaattcaaaaactttgaAGATTTGCACACACTTCAGGATgaggaaaaaattgttgagacacctaataaaaaatcaaagaaaaataaaaacgaCAAGAAAATTAAAGATGCTAACAATGAGAATGGTTTAGCTAATCCAGCATTTGATCCTTTATATAATGAAATATCTATTCAAAAACATAATTTGGATGCTATTGTAGAAGAACCAGAAAATTTGGCTGTTAGTCCTGATGACGAAGTGAGAAAGCAGAAAAGTGAAAAAGGAGATACCTCATTACCAA gtaaatctgaaaagaaaaagaagaaatccaaaaatattgaaggtaTTGATAATCCATGCGTAGAAGATACTTCTAGACTTAATGAATCTCTAGAATCAATTGGAGATTctaaaaaacaaaagaagaagaaatcgaaaaatattgaagGTATTGATAATCCATGTGTAGAAGATATTTCTAGACTTAATGAATCTGTAGAATCAATTGGAGATTctaaaaaacaaaagaagaagaaatcgaaaaaaattgtaggTATTGATAATCCATGTGTCGAAGAGACTTCTGGATTTGATTTATCTTTACAATCAATTGATGATTCTACTGTGGAATCAAAGACgcaaaagaaaaataagaagaaatcgAAAAATACTGAAGGTATTGATAATCCATGTGCTGAAGATGCTTCTAGACTTGATGAATCTACACaatcaattcatgaaataaatgagGAATCcaagaaacaaaaaaagaagaagttgaaaaatattgaaggtaGTGATAAGTCATGTGTGGAAGAGACTTCTGGATTAGATGTATCTTTACAATCAATTGATGATTCTATTGCCGAATCCAAGACACAAaagaaagaaaagaagaaatcaaaaaAGGAACAAAAACCCCTCACAAATGGTATTGAAAACTCTgcattcaatgaaaattatcaatGCAATACAGAagataataaatttgaattgaaaaaaaagataaaacaAGAAGATAAGGTTCCAGCTGTAGGTGatgaagaaaataagaaaaagaagaaaaataaaaaaaataag ATTGTTGAAGAAGTAGAACCTAGTGGATCAGAGCAAAGCGTAGTTGAACCAACTAAAAAGAAAAAGGAGTTACTTTCTGTTGAAAACCCTTGTTTTGTTTCTGACGATTCGCTGGTCAGTTTAGAAGCTACTCCAAATAAATACGAAGTGAAACGTAGCAAGAAAAATGGGAATTTGGGAATCGTTAATCCAGGTTTGGATTTGACAAGTCCCACACCTCCCAATGACAAGAAAGAAGAAACTTTGATAGAGGATATGCCTATTATAGATGATAACAGTCTTATGTTGAACGTTGTTTGCACTCCCATAATAAAAAAGGGCGATAATGCAAAATTGCAAAGAAGGAAGAGTGTGAGATTCAGCGATGTGAATCATAGTATAATTATTGATAATACGGATAGTCCTGCTAATTTGAGGAAAAATGGTGGTGGAGCTTTCGACAATGCTGGTTATGATCAATTTG gaAATCGTATTGAAGAAAGTTTGGATACTTTGAACAAACAACTGGACGATTATCAGGCAGAAGTTGAAAATGACTTGAATGAGGCCAAAATGCAGGTAATGGTAGGAGAAGTTGGTGATCCTGATGGTGAAAATGAACTTTTACCAAATGGCGATtgcaagttgaaattcaaatacgccaattttggAAGAATGCCACCatggatgaagaagaaaaatgttttcacaGCAAGAAGTTCCTACAGACACCTTATTAAGGGTGATATTGTTTTaatgtttaaaaattcaaacatgCATGATATCAAGGGATATAACGAACACTTGAAAACTACCAGTACCAGTTAA
- the LOC123676967 gene encoding sortilin-related receptor-like — protein MLPVRNVELTKVHYFDASRHHRNIEVPTVSREVFQNTFNRNLIIKKNVFGHKWVLKINEHDEGDIKKSRTVKCLVYCIVFSSILLAIASGAFFAFELEKKLFNNSLCNFGNQSISTAVRSTEDILKNIGKHVDQNAEESFSTLGLNLRKVNETVAEKFTNDSSSSTEGASGISYCTNCTENHVCFKTEETEKPKCVEISDKHDPTGCGGLCILNIEFCAILDRQRKVYECSPLKNLLKCPEDTFNCGEQCIARSKVCDGIIHCTNMQDERFCDCNLKENFQCTNSTKCLPKSKKCDGIVDCWDRSDENLCHEGCPPQHYSCLNGQCITQEYFCDGIAHCLDSSDEPQGCSL, from the exons atgttgccgGTGAGAAACGTCGAATTGACGAAAGTACACTATTTCGATGCCTCAAGACATCACAGAAACATCGAGGTGCCCACTGTGAGTCGGGAAGTTTTTCAAAACACCTTCAACAGAAATCTCATcatcaaaaaaaatgtgtttgggCATAAGTGGGTGCTGAAAATAAACGAACATGACGAGGGTGACATCAAGAAGAGTAGAACTGTTAAGTGTTTAGTTTATTGCAttgttttttcttctattttattGGCGATTGCAAGTGGTGCTTTCTTCGCATTTGAGTTGG AAAAGAAGTTGTTCAATAATAGTTTATGTAATTTCGGCAACCAGAGTATATCGACGGCAGTAAGGAGCACCGAAGATATACTGAAAAACATTGGAAAACATGTAGATCAAAATGCAGAAGAAAGTTTCAGTACGTTAGGACTAAATTTAAGGAAAGTAAATGAAACTGTTGCAGAAAAATTTACAAAT GACTCCTCCAGCTCTACAGAGGGCGCCAGTGGGATTTCCTACTGTACAAACTGCACAGAAAACCACGTGTGTTTCAAAACTGAAGAAACTGAAAAGCCGAAGTGTGTAGAAATTTCGGACAAACATGACCCAACCGGTTGTGGAGGACTCTGTATATTGAATATAGAATTTTGTGCCATTCTGGATAGACAACGTAAAGTCTACGAGTGTTCGCCATTGAAGAATCTGCTCAAATGTCCTGAGGATACCTTCAATTGTGGCGAGCAGTGTATAGCCAGAAGTAAAGTATGCGATGGAATTATTCATTGCACGAATATGCAGGACGAAAGATTTTGTG ATTGTAATCTTAAAGAAAATTTCCAATGTACAAATTCAACCAAATGTCTTCCTAAAAGCAAAAAATGTGATGGAATTGTGGACTGCTGGGATCGATCGGACGAAAATCTTTGCCACGAag GATGCCCTCCACAACACTATAGTTGCCTTAATGGTCAGTGCATTACCCAAGAATATTTTTGTGATGGTATAGCACACTGTTTAGACTCGAGTGATGAACCACAGGGTTGTTCACTATAA
- the LOC123676969 gene encoding elongator complex protein 5 translates to MLNSYLKATPPSKFILINDCLQEKGLPLVYNLNEHHQKLNNKVKCFVFEGNFTKISDVLTSHNIISYDFTKSKEITLDDIKKTFEKELTHDSVIIIDSLVHLIYLYGFDETCKLLNSLIREMKDGQQIITILHIDLLKNSKKTAKYLEHLATLSLTFDPRISRVNYTYKKIRGRVFKQIEAYKFEQGQFVTEVLKKQDVQELILEKINEVSPENLSTFKIGLSEADKKARDELTLPYLPKDSESAEGIIYNFDDEDDWDEEDPDDDLDL, encoded by the exons ATGTTAAATTCATATTTAAAAGCAACCCCACCTTCAAAATTCATTCTAATCAATG ATTGTCTTCAAGAAAAAGGTCTACCTCTTGTTTATAACCTCAATGAACAccatcaaaaattgaataacaaagTGAAATGTTTTGTATTTGAGGGaaatttcaccaagataagtgATGTGTTGACTTCTCACAACATTATAAGTTATGATTTCACAAAGAGTAAGGAGATAACATTGgatgatattaaaaaaacattcgAAAAGGAGTTAACACACGATAGTGTCATTATTATAGATTCTTTAGTTCATCTTATATACTTATATGGTTTTGATGAAACTTGCAAATTACTAAATTCATTAATAAGGGAAATGAAAG ATGgccaacaaataataacaatattacACATTGACTTATTGAAAAATAGTAAGAAAACGGCGAAATATTTGGAACATTTAGCAACCTTGAGTTTAACCTTTGATCCTAGGATCTCGAGGGTTAATTATACATACAAAAAAATAAGAGGGAGAGTTTTTAAACAG ATAGAAGCATATAAGTTTGAACAGGGTCAATTTGTAACTGAAGTTTTAAAAAAACAAGATGTCCAAGAATTaatattagagaaaataaatgaAGTTTCTCCCGAAAACCTCTCGACTTTCAAAATTGGACTGTCCGAAGCTGATAAAAAAGCACGAGATGAACTGACATTACCGTATCTACCAAA agACTCAGAATCTGCTGAGGGTATAATTTATAACTTCGACGATGAAGATGATTGGGACGAAGAAGATCCAGATGATGATTTAGATTTATAA